A genomic region of Pseudomonas sp. KU43P contains the following coding sequences:
- a CDS encoding twin-arginine translocation pathway signal protein produces the protein MHRRDLLRFSLGASAFLATASLIGCSPQSPTNGYQVLRADDLPLLRAMIPVVLAGTAANEVLVLHSLDHKLAALSPEMLKLTRQLFDVLSLPLTRGPLTGIWGAWEQAGPAQVTAFLQRWQDSSLNLLRMGHASLLQLLQMAWYERPEAWAACGYPGPPKI, from the coding sequence ATGCATCGTCGCGATCTGCTGCGTTTCAGCCTGGGCGCCAGCGCCTTTCTCGCCACTGCCAGCCTGATCGGCTGTAGCCCCCAGTCGCCGACCAACGGTTATCAGGTGCTGCGCGCCGATGACCTGCCACTGCTGCGGGCAATGATCCCGGTAGTACTTGCGGGCACGGCGGCCAATGAGGTGCTGGTGTTGCACAGCCTGGACCACAAGCTGGCCGCGCTGTCGCCGGAAATGCTCAAGCTCACCCGGCAGCTGTTCGACGTGCTCAGCCTGCCCCTGACCCGAGGGCCACTGACGGGTATCTGGGGTGCCTGGGAACAGGCCGGCCCTGCGCAAGTCACGGCCTTCCTGCAGCGCTGGCAGGACAGTTCGCTGAATTTGCTGCGCATGGGCCACGCCTCGCTGCTGCAACTGCTGCAAATGGCCTGGTACGAGCGGCCGGAAGCCTGGGCTGCCTGTGGCTACCCCGGCCCACCGAAAATCTGA
- a CDS encoding GMC family oxidoreductase gives MPVTDPFRQGLERGWITHDGSRLEHDLTLQADIVVIGSGAGGATSAQMLSAAGFKVLLIEEGPLKTSSDFHLLENEAYATLYQEGLGRMSKNGAITILQGRAVGGTTLVNWTSSFRTPAQTLAHWAAAHEVKGLGEDAMRPWFENIEQALGISPWAMPPNANNDVLRRGCEQLGYRWAVIPRNVRGCWNLGYCGMGCPVNAKQSMLVTRIPALLENGGELLYLARAERFEHNGERIAQLHCQALDAQGIQPTGRSIRVQARHYILAGGGINSPALLLRSKAPDPHGRLGQRTFLHLVNFSAARFDERIDPFYGAPQSIYSDHFQWQNGVDGAVGYKLEVPPLHPALASTLLGGHGSDNAQRMAELPHTHVMLALLRDGFHPQSPGGKVQLRGDGSPVLDYPVSDYLRDGLRRAYHSMAQIQFAAGATQVTPVHSDARAASSLAQAQQMIDGLRLELFRTRLGSAHVMGGCAMGEDPRQAVCDSLGRHHQLENLSIHDGSLFPTSIGANPQLSVYALSAKLTDALSSRLAQSA, from the coding sequence ATGCCTGTCACCGACCCGTTTCGCCAAGGCCTCGAGCGCGGCTGGATCACCCACGACGGCTCACGCCTGGAACACGACCTCACCCTGCAGGCCGACATCGTCGTGATCGGCAGCGGTGCCGGAGGCGCCACCAGCGCGCAGATGCTCAGCGCCGCGGGGTTCAAGGTGTTGCTGATCGAGGAAGGCCCGCTGAAGACCAGCAGCGATTTCCACCTGCTGGAGAACGAGGCCTACGCCACTTTGTATCAGGAAGGCCTGGGCCGAATGAGCAAGAACGGCGCCATCACCATCCTCCAGGGCCGCGCCGTGGGCGGCACTACCCTGGTCAACTGGACATCGAGCTTTCGCACACCCGCGCAGACTCTGGCGCACTGGGCCGCTGCGCACGAGGTGAAAGGCCTGGGTGAGGATGCCATGCGCCCCTGGTTCGAAAACATCGAGCAGGCACTGGGAATCAGCCCTTGGGCCATGCCGCCCAATGCCAACAACGACGTGCTGCGTCGGGGCTGCGAGCAGCTCGGCTACCGCTGGGCGGTGATCCCGCGCAACGTGCGCGGCTGCTGGAACCTCGGTTACTGCGGCATGGGCTGCCCAGTCAATGCCAAGCAATCGATGCTGGTGACGCGCATTCCCGCCCTGCTCGAAAACGGCGGCGAACTGCTGTACCTGGCGCGGGCCGAGCGCTTCGAGCACAACGGTGAACGCATAGCTCAACTCCACTGCCAGGCCCTGGATGCCCAGGGTATACAGCCGACAGGGCGCAGCATAAGGGTGCAGGCTCGGCATTACATTCTGGCTGGAGGTGGCATCAACAGCCCTGCTCTGCTACTGCGTTCCAAGGCGCCCGACCCTCACGGCCGCCTGGGCCAGCGCACCTTCCTGCACTTGGTCAACTTCAGTGCCGCGCGTTTCGACGAACGTATCGACCCGTTCTACGGTGCCCCACAGTCCATCTACAGCGACCACTTCCAGTGGCAGAACGGGGTCGACGGTGCGGTGGGCTACAAGCTGGAGGTTCCGCCACTGCACCCGGCCTTGGCCAGCACCCTGCTCGGCGGCCACGGCAGCGACAATGCCCAGCGCATGGCCGAGCTGCCGCATACCCATGTGATGCTGGCGCTGCTGCGCGACGGTTTCCACCCACAAAGCCCGGGCGGTAAGGTGCAATTACGGGGCGATGGCTCGCCGGTGCTCGATTACCCGGTCAGCGATTACCTGCGTGACGGCCTGCGCCGGGCCTATCACAGCATGGCGCAGATCCAGTTCGCCGCCGGCGCCACCCAGGTGACCCCGGTGCACAGCGATGCCCGCGCCGCCAGCAGCCTGGCACAGGCGCAGCAGATGATCGACGGATTGCGCCTGGAGCTGTTCCGCACACGCCTGGGCAGCGCCCATGTGATGGGCGGCTGCGCCATGGGCGAAGACCCGCGCCAGGCGGTATGCGACAGCCTGGGACGCCATCATCAGCTGGAAAACCTGTCGATCCACGACGGATCGCTGTTCCCCACCAGCATCGGGGCCAACCCGCAATTGTCGGTGTACGCCCTCAGCGCGAAGCTCACCGACGCCCTTTCCAGCCGCCTGGCACAGAGTGCATGA
- a CDS encoding phosphatidylinositol-specific phospholipase C: protein MRAIYPLGCFCGLLLCLATAAQAHPDDAYSHSALDPFTDKSDWMSAIRDDVKLSELALPGTHDSSTFDKQLFPILDDIVVTQSLNFDDQLKYGIRVFDLRLRRTGDALALHHGPIFLDKMFGSALRSIERFLQANPSETVLFRVREEHQADSNATASLAEVFDRYMKQFSSTHLQAPRSNVTLGEARGKFVVLSNVSNLNPYGLSYGNFDVQDAYALATNWDLHEKYIKVMHQLYRAAAGDPDRFYVNYLSGSVGAFPYFVASGHVSPATDAPRLATGLISVGDVAWYTSFPRTTCVLRVCTISFEGTNVLTRDDLKELNAMGTSKRTVGIIMADFPGESLIANVIANNHHVVHDLGK from the coding sequence ATGCGAGCGATCTACCCACTCGGCTGCTTCTGCGGCCTGCTTTTGTGCCTGGCCACAGCGGCCCAGGCACACCCGGACGACGCCTACTCACACAGTGCGCTTGACCCGTTCACCGACAAGAGCGACTGGATGAGCGCGATACGTGACGACGTGAAACTGAGTGAACTGGCATTGCCGGGTACCCATGATTCTTCAACGTTCGACAAGCAGCTGTTTCCGATCCTCGATGACATCGTTGTCACCCAGTCACTCAACTTCGATGACCAGCTGAAATACGGCATCAGGGTGTTCGACCTGCGTTTGCGGCGCACCGGTGATGCCTTGGCCCTGCATCATGGCCCGATCTTTCTCGACAAGATGTTCGGCTCGGCATTGCGCTCGATCGAGCGATTTCTCCAGGCCAACCCCAGCGAGACCGTGCTCTTCCGGGTCCGGGAAGAACACCAGGCGGACAGCAATGCAACCGCCAGCTTGGCGGAAGTATTCGACCGCTACATGAAGCAGTTTTCCAGCACTCACCTGCAGGCCCCGCGCAGCAACGTCACGCTAGGCGAGGCGCGTGGCAAGTTCGTGGTGCTTTCCAATGTTTCCAACCTGAACCCCTACGGGCTCAGCTATGGCAATTTCGACGTCCAGGATGCCTACGCGCTGGCCACCAACTGGGACCTGCACGAGAAGTACATCAAGGTCATGCATCAGCTCTACCGCGCGGCCGCGGGCGACCCGGACAGGTTCTATGTGAACTACCTGTCCGGCAGCGTGGGTGCCTTCCCCTATTTCGTCGCCAGCGGGCATGTTTCGCCTGCCACGGACGCTCCCAGGCTGGCGACAGGGCTCATTTCGGTAGGTGACGTCGCCTGGTACACGAGTTTTCCCAGAACGACCTGTGTGCTGCGGGTGTGCACCATTTCCTTTGAAGGTACCAATGTACTGACGCGCGACGATCTGAAGGAGCTGAACGCGATGGGAACGAGCAAGCGGACCGTCGGCATCATCATGGCGGACTTTCCCGGAGAGTCGTTGATTGCCAACGTCATCGCCAATAACCATCACGTGGTGCATGACCTGGGGAAGTGA
- a CDS encoding coniferyl aldehyde dehydrogenase, which yields MTSPIALPPVHSDTDLAATFAAQRLAFAGNPMPPAAQRRQWLKSLREALLEDQQRLIEAIDTDFSGRSADETLLAELLPSVQGIRHAERHLRRWMRPARRAVGLAFQPASARVLYQPLGVVGIIVPWNYPLFLAIGPLTGALAAGNRVMLKLSEATPVSAQALKTLLERVFPEDLVSVVLGEVEVGQAFARLPFDHLLFTGATSIGRQVMLAAAQNLTPVTLELGGKSPAIVSATVPLETAAERIAFGKTLNAGQTCVAPDYVLVPRERLEAFSDAYRDAVHRFYPHIADNPDYSAIINPRQLQRLQHLLDDAQAKGARVVDLYPDEPRKGRRLAPHLLLQVSDDMQVMQDEIFGPLLPLVPYDSLDQALAYINQRPRPLALYYFGYSRDEQEHVLQRSHSGGVCLNDTLLHVAQDDLPFGGIGPSGMGHYHGHEGFLTFSKAKAVLAKQRLNAARLIYPPYGKTLQRLVYKLFIR from the coding sequence GTGACCTCGCCCATCGCCTTGCCTCCTGTGCATTCCGACACCGACCTGGCAGCGACGTTCGCCGCCCAGCGCCTGGCGTTCGCCGGCAACCCGATGCCACCTGCGGCGCAACGGCGGCAGTGGCTGAAAAGCTTGCGCGAGGCGCTGCTGGAGGATCAGCAGCGGCTGATCGAAGCCATCGATACGGACTTTTCCGGGCGCAGCGCCGATGAAACCCTGTTGGCCGAGCTGCTGCCTTCGGTACAAGGCATCCGCCATGCCGAACGCCACTTGCGGCGCTGGATGCGCCCTGCCCGTAGAGCAGTGGGCCTGGCCTTCCAGCCTGCCAGTGCGCGCGTGCTGTACCAACCGCTGGGGGTGGTGGGCATCATCGTGCCGTGGAACTACCCGTTGTTTCTCGCCATCGGGCCGCTGACCGGCGCCCTGGCCGCCGGCAACCGGGTCATGCTCAAACTCAGCGAGGCCACGCCGGTCAGTGCGCAGGCGTTGAAAACTCTGCTCGAACGGGTGTTCCCGGAAGATCTTGTCAGCGTAGTGCTCGGCGAGGTCGAAGTGGGCCAGGCGTTCGCGAGGTTGCCCTTCGACCACCTGCTCTTCACGGGCGCCACCAGCATTGGCCGACAGGTCATGCTGGCGGCCGCGCAAAACCTGACGCCGGTGACCCTCGAACTGGGCGGCAAGTCGCCAGCCATCGTCTCCGCCACCGTGCCGCTGGAAACGGCCGCGGAGCGCATCGCCTTTGGCAAGACCCTCAACGCCGGCCAGACCTGCGTTGCGCCCGACTACGTGCTGGTACCGCGCGAACGCCTGGAGGCCTTCAGCGATGCCTACCGCGACGCTGTCCACCGGTTCTACCCACATATCGCCGACAACCCCGACTACAGCGCCATCATCAACCCGCGCCAACTGCAGCGGTTGCAGCACTTGCTGGACGATGCACAGGCCAAGGGCGCCCGGGTCGTCGACCTGTATCCCGACGAACCCCGCAAGGGCCGGCGCCTGGCGCCACACCTGTTGCTGCAGGTGAGCGACGACATGCAGGTGATGCAGGACGAGATCTTCGGCCCGTTGCTGCCACTGGTCCCCTACGACAGCCTCGACCAGGCACTGGCCTATATCAACCAGCGCCCGCGACCCTTGGCGCTTTACTACTTCGGCTATTCCCGCGACGAGCAGGAACATGTGCTGCAGCGCAGCCACTCCGGCGGCGTATGCCTCAACGACACGCTGCTGCATGTGGCCCAGGACGATCTGCCATTTGGCGGCATTGGCCCTTCCGGCATGGGCCATTACCACGGCCACGAGGGCTTCCTGACTTTCAGCAAGGCCAAGGCGGTGCTTGCCAAGCAACGCCTGAACGCTGCGCGGCTGATCTACCCGCCTTACGGCAAAACCTTGCAGCGCCTGGTCTACAAGCTTTTCATCCGCTGA
- a CDS encoding YfhL family 4Fe-4S dicluster ferredoxin yields the protein MSLIITDDCINCDVCEPECPNEAISQGEEIYVIDPNLCTQCVGHYDEPQCQQVCPVDCIPLDEAHPETEDELMAKYRRITGKA from the coding sequence ATGTCCCTGATCATCACCGACGATTGCATCAACTGCGACGTCTGCGAACCCGAGTGCCCGAACGAGGCCATCTCCCAAGGCGAAGAGATCTACGTGATCGACCCTAACCTATGCACCCAGTGCGTGGGTCACTATGACGAGCCGCAGTGCCAGCAGGTCTGCCCGGTCGACTGCATCCCGCTGGATGAAGCGCACCCGGAAACCGAAGACGAGCTGATGGCCAAGTATCGCCGGATTACCGGCAAGGCCTGA
- a CDS encoding sulfurtransferase, with protein sequence MPLAQLITPQQLAERLDSPKLVILDCRFALEDVDYGQRSYAEGHIAGAHFADLERDLSGPVSKGRTGRHPLPDPQRLVERLREWGLDNDSEVVLYDDGPGAFAARAWWLLAWLGKRSGVAILDGGLKAWHAAHLPLSLDAPQKREGSFSGEADAKLLIDAEHLAKRLGNPDLTLIDARALPRFRGEVEPIDPVAGHIPGAQCAAFTDNLDADGRFLAPELLKQRFAEKLAGRSPEQLVAYCGSGVTACHNLFALALAGYPLGRLYAGSWSEWINDPKHGVATGE encoded by the coding sequence ATGCCCCTTGCGCAATTGATCACCCCGCAGCAGCTGGCCGAGCGTCTGGACTCGCCCAAATTGGTGATCCTGGATTGTCGTTTTGCCTTGGAGGATGTGGATTACGGCCAGCGCAGCTATGCCGAAGGGCATATCGCCGGTGCGCACTTCGCCGACCTTGAAAGGGACTTGAGCGGGCCGGTGAGCAAGGGCCGGACCGGCCGCCACCCGCTGCCCGATCCGCAGCGCCTGGTCGAGCGCCTTCGTGAATGGGGCCTGGATAACGACAGCGAGGTGGTGCTCTACGACGACGGCCCTGGAGCCTTCGCAGCCCGTGCCTGGTGGTTGCTGGCCTGGTTGGGCAAGCGCAGTGGCGTGGCCATTCTCGATGGCGGCCTCAAGGCCTGGCACGCGGCGCACCTGCCCTTGAGCCTGGACGCCCCGCAAAAACGAGAAGGTTCGTTCAGCGGTGAGGCGGATGCCAAGTTGCTGATCGACGCCGAGCACCTGGCCAAGCGCCTGGGCAACCCGGACCTGACCTTGATCGATGCACGGGCCTTGCCGCGTTTTCGCGGTGAAGTAGAGCCGATCGACCCGGTGGCCGGGCATATTCCCGGCGCCCAATGTGCGGCTTTTACCGACAACCTGGATGCGGATGGGCGCTTCCTGGCGCCGGAGCTGCTCAAGCAGCGCTTTGCCGAGAAACTGGCAGGGCGTTCGCCCGAGCAGTTGGTCGCGTATTGCGGATCGGGGGTGACGGCCTGCCATAACCTGTTCGCCCTGGCGTTGGCGGGGTATCCGTTGGGGCGGTTGTATGCCGGGTCATGGAGCGAGTGGATCAACGACCCGAAGCATGGTGTGGCGACCGGCGAGTAA
- a CDS encoding HDOD domain-containing protein — MPPQPQIMVDLQFEQYMPDPDLETIAKLISQDPGLSGALLKLVNSPHFGLSNKIGSIQRAVNLLGSRSIINLINAQSIKGEMSDETIVTLNRFWDTAQDVAMTCLTLAKRTGIQAADEAYTLGLFHDCGVPLMLKRFPNYMDVLEQAYACADADTRVVDTENRAFNTNHSVVGYFTAKSWRLPEHISAAIANHHNALAVFREESSRNTQSQLKNLLAVLKMAEHICASYRVLGNQNVDHEWLAVGPLVLDYIGLSEYDFENLKQNIRELGGH, encoded by the coding sequence ATTCCGCCGCAACCGCAGATCATGGTCGACCTGCAGTTCGAGCAGTACATGCCCGACCCGGACCTGGAAACCATCGCCAAGCTGATTTCCCAGGATCCCGGCCTTTCCGGTGCGTTGCTCAAGCTGGTCAACTCCCCGCATTTCGGCTTGTCCAACAAGATCGGTTCGATCCAGCGGGCGGTCAACCTGCTGGGCAGCCGCTCGATCATCAACCTGATCAACGCCCAATCGATCAAAGGCGAAATGAGCGACGAGACCATCGTTACTCTCAACCGCTTCTGGGACACCGCCCAGGACGTGGCCATGACCTGCCTGACCCTGGCCAAGCGCACCGGCATCCAGGCGGCGGACGAGGCCTACACCCTTGGGCTGTTCCATGACTGCGGCGTGCCACTGATGCTCAAGCGCTTCCCCAATTACATGGACGTGCTGGAGCAGGCCTACGCCTGTGCCGACGCAGATACCCGGGTGGTCGATACCGAGAACCGCGCCTTCAACACCAATCACTCGGTGGTCGGCTATTTCACCGCCAAGTCCTGGCGGTTGCCGGAGCACATCAGCGCAGCCATCGCCAATCATCACAACGCACTGGCGGTATTCCGTGAGGAATCGTCGCGCAATACCCAGAGCCAGCTGAAGAACCTGCTGGCGGTGCTGAAGATGGCGGAGCACATCTGCGCCTCGTACCGCGTGCTGGGCAACCAGAACGTCGATCACGAATGGCTGGCGGTCGGCCCGCTGGTACTCGACTACATCGGTTTGTCGGAGTACGACTTCGAGAACCTCAAACAGAACATTCGCGAGTTGGGCGGGCACTGA
- the coaD gene encoding pantetheine-phosphate adenylyltransferase has translation MNRVLYPGTFDPITKGHGDLVERASRLFDHVIIAVAASPKKNPLFPLEQRVALAREVTKHLPNVEVIGFSTLLAHFAKEQGANVFLRGLRAVSDFEYEFQLANMNRQLAPDVESLFLTPSERYSFISSTLVREIAALGGDITKFVHPVVAEALTERFKK, from the coding sequence ATGAACCGAGTGTTGTACCCGGGTACTTTCGACCCCATTACCAAAGGCCATGGCGACCTGGTCGAACGCGCCTCGCGGCTTTTCGACCACGTGATCATCGCGGTGGCGGCCAGCCCGAAGAAAAACCCCCTGTTCCCGCTGGAACAACGGGTGGCGTTGGCCCGAGAGGTAACCAAGCACCTGCCGAACGTCGAAGTCATCGGCTTCTCCACCCTGTTGGCGCATTTCGCCAAGGAACAGGGCGCCAACGTCTTCCTGCGTGGCCTGCGTGCCGTGTCCGATTTCGAGTACGAGTTCCAGCTGGCGAACATGAACCGGCAACTGGCGCCCGACGTCGAGAGCCTGTTCCTCACGCCGTCGGAGCGGTATTCGTTCATTTCTTCGACCCTGGTCCGTGAAATTGCGGCGCTGGGCGGCGATATCACCAAGTTCGTCCACCCGGTTGTGGCCGAGGCGCTGACCGAACGGTTCAAGAAGTAA
- a CDS encoding class I SAM-dependent rRNA methyltransferase, giving the protein MSLPSLRLKANADRRLRAGHLWVYSNEVDVTATPLQGFQAGQQAVLEAASGKPLGIVALSPNNLICARLLSRDAKLPLDKSLLVHRLNVALSLRERLFDKPCYRLVYGDSDLLPGLVVDRFFDILVVQLASATMELHKDDVIAALVQVLKPSGILFKNDSAARDAEGLQRYVETVYGEVPDWVPLEENGVKFEAPVREGQKTGWFYDHRMNRARLAPYVKGKRVLDLFSYIGGWGVQAGAFGASEVFCVDASGFALDGVERNAALNGISEKLTCIEGDVFEALRELKAAEERFDVIIADPPAFIKRKKDLKNGEAAYRRLNEQAMRMLTKDGILVSASCSMHLPEDDLHNILLTSARHLDRNLQLLERGGQGPDHPVHPAIAETRYIKSITCRLLPNS; this is encoded by the coding sequence ATGTCCCTGCCCAGCCTTCGCCTCAAAGCCAATGCCGACCGCCGCCTGCGCGCCGGCCACCTGTGGGTCTACAGCAACGAAGTCGACGTCACCGCGACCCCGCTGCAAGGCTTCCAGGCCGGCCAGCAGGCGGTCCTCGAGGCTGCCAGTGGCAAGCCGCTGGGCATCGTGGCGCTGAGCCCGAACAACCTGATCTGCGCCCGCCTGCTGTCGCGCGACGCCAAGCTGCCGCTGGACAAGTCGCTGCTGGTGCACCGCCTGAACGTCGCGCTGTCGCTGCGTGAGCGCCTGTTCGACAAACCGTGCTATCGCCTGGTTTACGGCGACTCCGACCTGTTGCCGGGCCTGGTGGTCGACCGCTTCTTCGACATCCTCGTGGTCCAGCTGGCCTCGGCCACCATGGAGCTGCACAAGGATGACGTGATCGCCGCCCTGGTACAGGTCCTCAAGCCAAGCGGCATCTTGTTCAAGAACGACTCCGCAGCCCGCGATGCCGAAGGCCTGCAGCGCTATGTCGAAACCGTCTACGGCGAAGTGCCGGACTGGGTGCCCCTGGAAGAGAACGGCGTCAAGTTCGAAGCCCCGGTCCGCGAAGGGCAGAAGACTGGCTGGTTCTACGATCACCGCATGAACCGCGCGCGCCTGGCGCCCTATGTCAAAGGCAAGCGCGTCCTCGACCTGTTCAGCTACATCGGTGGCTGGGGTGTGCAGGCCGGTGCATTCGGCGCCAGCGAAGTGTTCTGCGTCGATGCCTCGGGCTTTGCCCTGGACGGCGTCGAGCGTAACGCCGCGCTCAATGGCATCAGCGAGAAGCTGACCTGCATCGAAGGTGACGTGTTCGAGGCCCTGCGCGAGCTGAAGGCCGCCGAAGAGCGTTTCGACGTGATCATTGCCGATCCACCCGCCTTCATCAAGCGTAAGAAAGACCTGAAAAACGGCGAAGCGGCCTATCGCCGCCTCAACGAACAGGCCATGCGCATGCTGACCAAGGACGGCATCCTGGTCAGCGCCTCGTGCTCGATGCACCTGCCCGAGGACGACCTGCACAACATCCTGCTGACCAGCGCCCGCCATCTGGACCGCAACCTGCAGCTGCTCGAGCGCGGCGGCCAGGGTCCGGACCATCCGGTGCACCCGGCCATTGCCGAAACCCGCTACATCAAGAGCATCACCTGCCGTCTGCTGCCCAACAGCTAA
- the mutM gene encoding bifunctional DNA-formamidopyrimidine glycosylase/DNA-(apurinic or apyrimidinic site) lyase, whose translation MPELPEVETTRRGIAPHLQGQRVSRVVVRDRRLRWPIPEDLDVRLSGQRIVSVDRRAKYLLINAEVGTLISHLGMSGNLRLVEVGLPAGKHEHVDIELESGLMLRYTDPRRFGAMLWSLDPLNHELLLRLGPEPLTDLFDGERLFQLSRGRSMAVKPFIMDNAVVVGVGNIYATEALFAAGIDPRREAGGISRARYLKLAIEIKRVLAAAIEQGGTTLRDFIGGDGQPGYFQQELFVYGRGGMPCKLCGTTLREVKLGQRASVYCPRCQR comes from the coding sequence ATGCCAGAACTACCCGAAGTCGAAACCACCCGGCGCGGTATTGCGCCGCACCTGCAAGGCCAGCGCGTCAGCCGCGTGGTGGTGCGTGACCGGCGCCTGCGCTGGCCGATCCCCGAAGATCTGGACGTGCGGCTGTCCGGGCAGCGCATCGTCAGCGTCGATCGACGGGCCAAGTACCTGTTGATCAATGCCGAAGTGGGCACGCTGATCAGCCACCTGGGCATGTCGGGCAACCTACGCCTGGTCGAGGTGGGGCTGCCGGCGGGCAAGCATGAGCATGTCGACATCGAGCTGGAGTCGGGGCTGATGTTGCGTTACACCGACCCACGGCGTTTCGGCGCCATGCTCTGGAGCCTCGATCCGCTCAACCACGAGCTGCTACTGCGCCTGGGGCCCGAGCCGCTGACCGACCTGTTCGACGGCGAACGGCTGTTCCAGCTGTCGCGCGGGCGGTCGATGGCGGTCAAGCCGTTCATCATGGACAACGCCGTGGTGGTGGGGGTGGGCAACATCTACGCGACCGAGGCGCTGTTCGCGGCGGGCATCGACCCTCGTCGGGAAGCGGGCGGAATTTCGCGGGCGCGTTATCTGAAGCTGGCCATCGAGATCAAGCGCGTGCTGGCGGCGGCCATCGAGCAGGGCGGAACGACCTTGCGCGATTTCATCGGTGGCGACGGGCAGCCGGGGTATTTCCAGCAGGAACTGTTCGTCTATGGGCGGGGCGGGATGCCGTGCAAGCTGTGCGGCACGACCTTGCGCGAGGTGAAGCTGGGGCAGCGGGCCAGCGTGTACTGCCCGCGCTGCCAGCGCTGA
- a CDS encoding TetR/AcrR family transcriptional regulator has product MAPRMKTRERIVQNSLELFNQQGERSVSTNHIAAHMEISPGNLYYHFPNKQAIIALLFSQYEELVDSFLRPPQGRAATVEDKRFYLKALLAAMWNYRFLHRDLEHLLDSDAELAARYRRFSERCLRQGQAIYRGFVDAGILTMEPAQIESLTINAWIVLTSWVRFLSTTREHSAHLGEEAFKRGVYQVLVLELGFVTSNARGAVDALCQEFHVPFNQALEQ; this is encoded by the coding sequence ATGGCCCCGCGCATGAAGACCCGAGAGCGCATCGTGCAGAACAGCCTGGAGCTGTTCAATCAGCAGGGTGAGCGCAGCGTGAGCACCAACCATATCGCCGCGCACATGGAGATTTCGCCCGGCAACCTGTATTACCACTTCCCCAACAAACAGGCGATCATCGCGTTGCTGTTCAGCCAGTACGAAGAGCTGGTGGACAGCTTTCTGCGCCCGCCCCAAGGGCGTGCCGCCACGGTGGAAGACAAACGTTTTTATCTCAAGGCGCTGCTGGCGGCGATGTGGAATTACCGCTTTCTGCACCGCGACCTGGAGCATTTACTGGACAGCGACGCCGAGCTGGCCGCCCGTTACCGGCGGTTTTCCGAGCGTTGCCTGCGCCAGGGCCAGGCGATCTACCGTGGCTTTGTCGATGCCGGGATCCTGACCATGGAGCCTGCACAGATCGAATCGCTCACCATCAATGCCTGGATCGTGCTGACGTCCTGGGTCCGCTTTCTCAGTACCACCCGCGAGCATTCCGCCCATCTGGGTGAAGAAGCCTTCAAGCGCGGCGTCTATCAGGTGCTGGTGCTGGAGCTCGGCTTCGTCACCAGCAATGCCCGCGGCGCAGTGGATGCGCTGTGTCAGGAATTCCACGTACCGTTCAACCAGGCCCTGGAACAGTAG